Part of the Sodalinema gerasimenkoae IPPAS B-353 genome is shown below.
GACCCCACGACAAACGAGGTGGTGGTGGCGGGCATCCGTGACCAAAGACCGCCCATTTCGGTGATATTTTGACTATTTGTGCCCAGGATGATGGAGCCAACGCTGGAAAAGAGTAGGGCTTTGGCGATCGCATGGGTTAGCAGCAGGAGTAAGGCAATATCGACTTGTCCTAACCCGACAGCGATAAAGACTAATCCCATGTAGGCACTGGTGGAATGGGAGAGGGCCCGCTTCAGGTCAATTTGAGCCAGGCACATCAGGGAACTACCAATGGCGGTGATGGTTCCGATGATGATTAGGGCGTCATAGACCACTGGGGATAGGGTAAAGACTGGTTGCAGACGAATCAGAACATAGGCGCCAGCGGAGACGACCACCGAGTTCCGCATGATGGAGGCTGGGCTGGGCCCTTCCATGGCTTCATCCAGCCAGAGGTTCAGGGGAAATTGGGCGCATTTGCCGATGGGGCCGGCGATGAGTCCTAAACCGAGCCAGGTGGCAGTCCAGAAGGGTAAGGGGTTGGTTTCGGCCCAGGCTTCGAGTTCGCTGAAGGTTAAGCCGGTTCCGTAGCTCGATAGGGCCACTAACCCCATCAGCAGGAGAATGTCACCGACCCGTTTGGTGAGGAAGGCATCTCGGGCAGCGGTGACCACCAGAGGCTGTGCATACCAAAAGCCCACCAAGAGATAGGTGGACAGGGTGAGCATTTCTAGGAGACCGTAACTCAGCAGTAGGGAGTCACTTAGGGCGATGCCGCTCAGGGCGGCTTCAAAGAAGCCCATCAGCCCGAAGAAACGGGCGAGGGACCAGTCTTTTTCCATGTACCCTAGGGCATACAGTTGAGAAATGATACTAATACTGGTGACCAGTTCCATAGCCCCAAGACTGAGGGGGGAGATTTCGATGGCCAGAGATAAGTCTAAATTGGCGGCATTGAGCCAGGAGAAGACCAGTTGCTGGGGGGGCTGTCCCCAACTTTGGAAGTAGGCTGCGGAGCCGTGAAGGAAGGCGACCAAGGTCATCAGTAGGTTGAGGTAGGCGGCCGGACGGGAGCCGGTGCGTCGAACCATGCCTACTGACCAAGGGAGGGTGAGGATGGCACCTATGAGTCCATATAACGGCACGAACCAACAGGTCTGTAGGAGAAAACCACTCATTTTATCGGGAGTTCTAGTACGTCTGACAACATCTTTAGAGTTGAGCCGAAGGCGCGCAACCACGGTTCAGCTATCGCTCACCGACCACAAGGGATTGCCCCTACATACAGAGGGTCGGGCGAAGGCGCGAGCTGTGGGCCGTCGTCCTTGGCATTCGCACAATAGAGAATTTTAGGCAACACAGCAATTATAGGGCAGTGAGTCCGTGATCCCGCCATTGAATCTCCCGGCCGAGGGCCTCTCAGGGGGACCGCCTCTTCAGTTAACTTTTATTAAACTATCCGATTTGCAAATATCATCTTGCTTTATATTGTCAAAGGAGCCAAAGTTTCCTACTCTTTGTATTGGGATTGAATAATTTAGCCTTCCCCGTCAAAATTTTGCTGGACTGAAATTTCTGGCAAGCCCAGGGGTCAACCCCGTAGGCAGAGAAGCCAACAGTCATGTCGGAAGACATGGGCCTACGCGGTTTGGTCTGGAACTATCCTGGCAGCCAGAAGGTTTGTCGAGCCAAATTTTGGCACGTTCACTGGGGGTCGCCGAGAGCGATCGCCCTGTTACTTGCAGTTCAAGCGCGTCAAGCGTATTTTTTCAAGGAGCGATACTCGTCATGTCAATTGCGGTAGGAATGGTTGAAACCCTAGGGTTCCCAGCAGTGGTTGAGGCCGCTGACTCGATGGTGAAAGCCGCTCGGGTGACCCTGGTCGGTTATGAGAAAATTGGGTCAGGTCGGGTCACGGTTATTGTCCGGGGTGATGTTTCGGAAGTGCAAGCGTCAGTCTCCGCTGGAATTGATGCGGCCAACCGGGTCAATGGGGGACAGGTGCTGTCGACGCACATTATTGCCCGTCCTCACGAGAACTTGGAGTACGTTCTGCCGATTCGCTACACCGAGGAAGTTGATCAGTTCCGCACCTACTAATCGAACGAAGCAAACGCCTGATCAGGACGTTGGCGGGCGATCGCGCTGATGATCGCCTAGAGGGGTAACCCTTACGTCCAAGGTCTAAGTTGGGATGATGATTTATTTCAGGAGTTAAAAAAACAATGTCAATTGCCGTAGGAATGATTGAAACCCTCGGGTTTCCGGCAGTGGTGGAAGCCGCTGATGCCATGGTCAAGGCCGCTCGGGTGACCCTGGTGGGATACGAGAAAATTGGCTCAGGTCGCGTGACCGTGATTGTCCGGGGCGATGTCTCGGAGGTGCAAGCCTCCATCGCCGCTGGCACCGATAACGTGAAACGAGTCAATGGGGGTGAGGTGCTCTCGACGCACATCATTGCTCGTCCTCATGAAAACTTGGAGTATGTTCTGCCAATTCGTTACACCGAAGCAGTAGAACAGTTCCGTGAGAGCATTGGTTCGCCTCGCTCGATTAGCCGCTAAGCCAGCATAGATAATGCAAATTGCCAGAGTCTGCGGAACCGTCGTTAGTACCCAGAAGTTAAACAAGATGAGGGGGTTAAAACTCCTGGTCTTACAACTGGTGGATGCTGAGGGGGAGCTACTCCCTGAGTACGAGGTAGCCGCTGATCTCGTGGGTGCTGGAGTTGGGGAATGGGTTCTGTTCAGTCGTGGCAGTGCGGCTCGGGTTGAACCCGGTCGTGAGGATTCTCCGATTGATGCCCTAACTGTGGGCATTATCGATACGGTGAGTTTAGAAAACCGACAGGTTTATAACAAAAAAGATTGTTACTAATCGTGAACGGGTCGCTGCCTAGGAACTAGAGTTTTTAGCCATTTTTGCCCCAGGTCTGTTTCGGCTCGGCCAAAACAGGGTTGGGTCCATTGAGTTGATTGAGGATCGAAATTCGTTATGGTTGTCCGCAAGCGCGCGGCTCCATCCCCCCAGCGGGAGCTTGCCGAACCCAAGATACATCGCACCGCCTATGTGCATTCGTTTGCTAATGTCATCGGCGACGTCACCGTCGGCGAAGGAGCGACGATCGCACCAGGAACCTCGGTTCGTGCTGACGCGGAGTCGCCGTTTTATATCGGCGATCACGCGAATATTCAAAATGGAGTCATTATTCAAGGGCTAAACGGTGCAACGGTTGTGGGCGATCGCCAGCGTGAATACGCGGTGTGGATCGGTCGCAACAGTTGTGTGGCCCATTTAGCCTTGGTTCATGGCCCGGCCTACATTGGAGACGATTGTTTCATCGGCTTTCGTTCGACGGTGTTTAATGCGCGGGTGGGTCAAGGTTCGGTGGTGATGATGCACACCCTAATCCAGGATGTTGAGATTCCTCCTGGGAAGTATGTGCCATCGGGATCGGTCATTACCACCCAAGCCGAAGCGGATCGGCTGCCCGATGTACGACCGGTAGATCGGGATTTCGCACAGTATTTGCTTGAGGCGAATGTCGCATTGCAGCGAGGGGTCTCCTCATCCTCAAACCCAGAGGGTGAGTCTTCTGCGCGACAACAGACGACTCGAGCAAATCGTAACGGTGACGGCAAGGACATCGCTGTATCTGAGGATACGTCAGTAGGGAGTATGAGTTTAAATAATGAAGTGACCGGGCAAGTGAAACGCTTGCTCCAACAGGGCTACAAAATCGGTATTGAACACGCCAATGCCCGCCGATTTAAAACCAAGTCTTGGCTCACGGCCGGGACCTTATCCAACACTCGCGCCGATGGTGCGCTCAGGGAAATCGAAACGATTTTGCGAGAGTATCAAGGGGAATATGTGCGCCTGATCGCCATTGACCCGGACGCGAAACGGCGCGTCACCGAAATGATTGTTCAGCGTCCCGGAGAAACCCCAAGTCTTGGCGGGGGCAGCTCCTCCGGGACGTCTTCGTATCGGGCCAGTCGCGGCAATGGCGCTCGTCCTGCGGCTTCGGGAGCTGGGGCCAGTTTGGATGCCAGTGCTGCTGATCAGGTGCGATCACTCCTGCAATCGGGGTATCAGATTGGAGTGGAACGGGCCTCGGCTCGCCGCTTCAAAACCAAATCCTGGTTGACGGTGGGGACGTTATCGAGTTCTCCTCAAACGGCGATCTCGGAACTGAATCAGATTCTGGCCGAAGCTACGGGTGACTATGTCCAGTTGATTGGCATTGACCCCGCTGCTAAACGCCGGGTGGTCGAAGCCATTGTGCAACGGCCCGATGGCGTGACCCCCCCCAGTAAAGGCGCGGTTGAGAAAGTCGCCGCCGTTACCAGTCAGGGGCCAAGCGCTCGCTCGGTCTCGGGTCAGGGATCTCTCGGTGGGGAGACGGTGGAATTAGTGCGATCGCTGCTCTCTCAGGGCTATCGCATTGGGACAGAACATGCCACCCCGCGCCGCTTTAAAACCCAATCCTGGAAAACCTGCGCTCCGATTGAGTCCAAACAGCTCAATCAGGTCTTGAGTCAACTCGAGGCCTGTGTCGCCGATCATGCCGGTGAGTATGTGCAGTTGATTGGCATTGACCCTAACGCCAAACGCCGGGTCAGTGAAACCATTATTCAGCGTCCTGGTTCGGAGAGTAACGGCAATGGTGCTGCCACGACCAGCGGCCGTAAAGGCTTTGGCGCGAGTGTGAGCCAGTATCAGGCTCAGAAAAATGGCAATGGTCGTACTGTGACCAGTAGCCAACTCGAGCGCGATACCCTCGATCAGGTGCGATCGCTGCTGGCCCAGGGCTATCGCATCGGGACTGAACACGCCACAGCTCGACGGTTCAAGACCCAATCCTGGAAAAGCTGTTCCCCCATTGACAGCTCTCAAATGACGGATGTGGTTCCGGCCCTTGAGGCCTGCATGAAAGAACACAGTGGTGAGTATGTGCGTTTGATTGGCATTGACCCCAACGCCAAACGCCGTGTTCTGGAAACTGTGATTCAGCGCCCATAAGGGATAGGGCAGATCACATGAAGAGCGAAATGGCAGTGTAACGACCGCCTGCGACCGTAGGTCGGATGTCTCAACACTGCCATCTCTTCTCCTTCAGTGAACTGATTAGGGACACCGGTTCACATCCGATTGACCTGTTCCCTACGTTTGATAATCCGCGAGAACCCAATGCAACCGCTACCGATATCCCCCCTAGAGCGCGAGGATGTCTTCGTCAGTGGAGACGTAACCATTCATGCCAATGCGGCGATCGCTCCAGGAGTTGTTTTACAAGCGGGACCGGACGAGCGCATCGTCATTGCAGATGGAGTTTGTCTGGGGTTAGGTGTTGTGATTCATGCTCACAAGGGCAATATTTGTATTAAGGCGGGAGCCAACTTAGGGGCTGGCGTTTTGATGATCGGAGCTTGTACCGTTGGCCCGTATGCCAGTATTGGAGCCGCTTCGACAATTATTAATCAAGATATTGCGGCCGATGATGTGGTCGCGGCGGGGACGGTTTTGGGCGATCGCAGTCGCTCTCAGGAGGCCAGCCACCAGGAGACCCCTGCACCTCAGCCCCCCGCTTCAGAGATGCCCTCTCCCTGGGATGGGGAATCGTCTGAGTCGTCCGTAACCCGCGAAGACCCGGAGTCAAAAGCTCCCCAGCCCGATTCAGAGACTGACGGCGAGGCATCCGCATCGGCGTCCACTGAGTCACCCTCCGAGCCGCAAGAGACGACTTCCCCTGACTCTAACCCTGACCCATCCGTCCAAGCATCAGAGGTCGCTGTCGACTCCAATCCCGCTGTCGTCAAGCGACTGATTTATGGACAAGTTCGTCTGAATCAGATGTTAACAACTCTGTTTCCTCATGCTCAGCATTTGAAATCCCCTTCTAACCCCAACCCCGCTCATCCCTCAGAGTCATCCTAGGGGATAAAATCCAGAATTTTGACGACGATTTGACCCTGAGCTATCTAAATATCTAGGACGCTCCCGGCGATCGATTCCCATATCCTGATTTAGGTCAATCCCTCTACCTGACTCCTGTCGTTTCCCAGGCAGGGGGGGAGGGCATTGCCTTTTTTTTTCTTCAACATCTGTCAGATTTCTTTACATCGAGACAGGCATTAGTCAAACTAATCAGCCTCCCCAAAAATTGCAATGGGGATAGCCCGAAAAATCAGTCAACTCTTAAAAAAAAAGGATCCGATCCGTGATAGGATCTCTTTTGGTAAGGAAACATTCAATCCGAACTGTTGGCTTCATAAACTTCCCACGTCAAGCGCGCAAAATTAACGCGAGAAAAAAATTCGACTGCGTTTCCGAAACGAAGCGTCGGCCGAGTTGAGCCTTTCGCCGACGTTGTTGGTTGTCTGGGTACTGGTTCCTAACCCAGCACTGACTCGCGCAAGCGGGAAGTGACCTCAACCGATCTCACCGCCGATCGCACTCATGCCACTCGTCTATCGGGTCTTGCATGGGTGCAAACAATCCAGACATTAGAGACGACATCCTGTCGTGGCAGTCTTGAGAAGGAAGCGTGCAGATAGTTGTTAATTATACGAAACCCTGATACCCAAGGAGAAAGCGAGGAATATGGTACAAGCGAAAGCTGGATATAAAGCAGGTGTGCAGGACTACCGCCTGACCTACTACACCCCTGACTACACCCCCAAAGACACCGACCTGTTGGCATGTTTCCGCATGAGTCCCCAACCCGGTGTTCCGGCAGAAGAAGCCGCTGCCGCTGTTGCTGCTGAATCGTCCACCGGAACCTGGACTACGGTGTGGACCGACGGACTGACTGACCTCGATCGCTACAAAGGTCGTTGCTACGATATCGAGTCCGTCCCTGGCGAAGACAACCAGTACTTCTGCTTCGTCGCCTACCCGATGGATCTGTTTGAAGAAGGCTCTGTCACCAACATCCTCACCTCCATCGTTGGGAACGTCTTTGGGTTCAAAGCCCTCAAAGCTCTGCGCTTAGAAGATATCCGCTTCCCGGTTGCCCTGGTTAAAACCTTCCAAGGTCCCCCCCACGGCATCACCGTTGAGCGGGACAAATTGAACAAATACGGTCGTCCTCTGCTCGGTTGCACCATTAAACCGAAATTGGGCCTGTCCGCTAAAAACTACGGTCGCGCCGTCTATGAATGTCTGCGCGGTGGTTTGGACTTCACCAAAGACGACGAAAACATCAACTCTCAGCCGTTCATGCGCTGGCGCGATCGCTTCTTGTTCGTTCAAGAAGCCATCGAGAAATCTCAGGCTGAAACCAACGAAATCAAAGGTCACTACCTCAACGTGACCGCTCCTACCGTTGAGGAGATGATGAAACGGGCCGAATTCGCCAAAGAAATCGGCACCCCCATTATCATGCACGACTTCCTCACCGGTGGCTTCACCGCCAACACCACCCTGGCTCGTTGGTGCCGTGACAACGGAGTGCTGCTGCACATTCACCGTGCCATGCACGCCGTCATCGACCGTCAGAAAATCCACGGGATTCACTTCCGGGTTCTGGCAAAATGTCTGCGCCTGTCTGGTGGTGACCACCTCCACTCCGGTACCGTCGTCGGTAAACTCGAAGGGGAAAAAGGCATCACCATGGGCTTCGTTGACCTGATGCGTGAAGACTTCGTCGAAGAAGATCGCTCTCGCGGTATCTTCTTCACCCAAGACTGGGCTTCCCTGCCTGGGGTTATGCCTGTGGCATCCGGTGGGATTCACGTCTGGCACATGCCCGCATTGCTGGAAATCTTCGGCGATGACTCCTGCTTACAGTTCGGTGGTGGAACCCTCGGACACCCCTGGGGTAACGCGCCTGGTGCAACCGCCAACCGTGTGGCTCTCGAAGCTTGTGTTCAAGCCCGTAACGAAGGTCGTGACCTCATGCGTGAAGGTGGCGACATCATCCGCGAAGCTGCTAAATGGTCTCCTGACTTGGCCGTGGCTTGCGAACTTTGGAAAGAAATCAAGTTCGAGTATGAAGCGGTTGATACTCTCTAATCCCGCTTAAGTTGCTAGTGGTAAGAGCGACCCGTTACTTAAGGAGCGCTCATGACCACTAGTCCAACTCTGCCAAGGCGTTTCGGGAAGGATAAAGCCTAGATGTATCCGAAAAAAGTCGCCAACGATACGGCCAAGGTGCTGCAAAGTTACCTGACCTATCAAGCGGTTCGGACGATTATCGAGCAGCTTTCAGAAACCAATCCTTCCCTGGCCCTTTGGCTCAGTGAGTATTCTTCGGGGAATCGCGTTCAGGATGGTGAGGCGTATTTACAGGGCTTGATGCAGGAGAATAAAGAACTCATGCTACGAGTCTTGACGGTGCGCGCTCATCTGGCGGAGTCGATTTTGGAGTTGTTGCCGAGTATGGTGATGGCCCAAATTGAGCAGTCCAACACAGACCACCGCCGCCAACTCCTAGAACGCCTGACCCGAACGGCTGAACCTAGCTCACCTTCCCCTGCTTCAACTTCGCGAGACGACTCACCGCCTCCGGAGTCTGAGAGTCGGGATGTCCCTGATTAAGATCATTTGTCACAGAACAAGGAGTCATTTCTGATGAAAACCCTGCCTAAAGAGCGTCGTTACGAAACTCTGTCCTATCTTCCCCCTCTGACTGACCAACAAATCGTCAGCCAGATCCAATATATGTTCGACCAAGGTTTCATTCCTGCGGTTGAATTTGAGGAAAATCCTCTACCCACTGACCACCACTGGACTATGTGGAAACTGCCTCTGTTCTCCGCCTCCACGCCTCAGGATGTGCTGAGTGAAGTTCGTGAGTGCCGTTCTGAGTACTCCAACTGCTACATCCGCGTGGTGGGTTTCGACAACATCAAACAGTGCCAAACGGTGAGCTTCATCGTTTACAAACCCGGCCAAGGCATCGGTCGCTACTAAGTTACATGTCCTCTCATCGAGATGGAATTTTGCTGAGAGGATAATGGGCTAAGACCCCGCCTTAACGTCAATTGCCCCCCGACCATCATTTGGGTTTAGGGGGCTTTTTCTCATGAAGAACTTTGACCTAATTCTGTATTATGGCAATTAGGAGGTATAGATAGGACAAAAACTATGTAGGGGCAATCCCTGGTCACTGAGCGATAGTCGAAGTGGTGGTTGCCCTTTTCCGGCAAAGATTGTCCTCACCGAACCTTCGCTTGCTATACCAAAAGCGTCAAGCCACTTGGAGTGTGCTGGGTTCGGGAATCATTTGACCTTCTGCCTGCCAAGCTTCCAAGTACATTTCTATGACTTCTTCACCGTTATGAATTGCTTCTTCACGAGTTTTTCCGTGAGTGCAAGGCATCACGACAAGATCAGCAAATTCGGGAATTGTGACCAAGAAAAGCTGATCTTCATCAGACCACTGAACAATCATACTGTATCGATTCATGAATCCCCGTCCTCTCTTAACTCTGCAAGTGCAGTAAGTAATTTTTCTAGTTGTTTTTCTAGGTAGAGTGGCACATCATCTCCATCCTTGCCTGGAATAGTCAGTGTTTTTCCGATCAAAGGATGTCGCCAACGTTCATGGCTACCCTTGCCACGCTTGGGCAAGTAAACAAATCCTTCATGGGCAACCTGAGCTTTCAACTCTCGAATCTTCCTGGGCATGGATATTGTCTTAGTGTTCTACCCTCTTTTCTCACTTTCCTTCCTTTCAAGGCACTGTTACACTGTTGATGGTAAATATACTCATGGAAGATTAGCCACTGAACTAGCATTCCCCGTTAGGGTTGCAGGGAGAGGATGTCAACTAACGGTTTAGTTAGGCTTTGACTGGGGTTTAGGAGAAAGGTATGAAAAGAACTTGACCCTCATATTCTTTAGGTTCACTAGAACCAATCAATAGTTCTAAATCATTTCGTCAGTTAGAAGGGGCATTTTATCTCGGTTCTTTTTGTGACTGACGAGTAAGCAAGCGCTGCCTCAGATCGACTAGGTTATGCCTTTGAGTAAGTTCTTGTCTGAGTTGCTGGGCTTTTTGATTGCGCTGCTCTAAATAATTGTCGATTTCCTGACGATGGTTTAGATAATAAGCGATCGCACTGTATATGTCTTCTAAATGAAGAACTGAATACTGAATAGCGATCTCTTCAGGAGTGGAGCCATTATGGTATGCAGCGAGTAGACTATCTAGAGTCACTCGGCTCGAACCAATACGGATACCCCCCGCTTCATCCCAGCGTAGAAGAGGAGAGGTTGCTTGGAATTTTCCTGGGGTGCTCATTAGGGACATATTGCACCTGAGTTGAACTTTACACCAATATTTTAGCAATAAGCCTAGTGCATGGCTTGAACGCAACGTTGATCACCCCTTTAAGCAATAGTGCCCTCCTCGGTACGTAAACGAGCAGCGATCGCATCTTGCTCATCAGCCGGCAAAGTTTTCAATTCGGCGATCCCACGCTCAAGCAACTCAGTCATTGCTACTTCACCCAAAACTTTGTGCCCATTCTATCGATGATAGCGGCTCTCAGGCAGATTGAGCATAGCCCGATCGCGCTCTTGGAAAGCGGGTAAACCTCCCTGATCCTACCAATGTTGTTGAAAAGTAGGCATTGTCTCCAAAAACATCACATTCCCAGCTTGATAAGATTTAACGATTGCGTTGTGCCGCTGTCGCTAACACGCTGCTAGCAGTACCTCTTCTACAGGCTTTGGCACTTCAATCGGGTAAAACCGATTTGCAGAAAAAGCGTAATCCTCACCGCTCTCATCAATGACTCGAACCAGCCCGTTTTTGCTTGCTTCCTCATCAACAATCACTCGGTATATTTTGCCAACTTCCAATGATGCTTTATAGCCTTCATTATTCAGGCATACCGCGAACTGATTTGATCGGACTTGCTCGGTTTTCATAGTCAATCTAGAAACGGTAGCTTGAGCTTGAACTCTTTTTTGCTGACCCCATGAGCCTCATACCAGTGGATCTCCGCTAACCGTATCATACCGTTTGGAAGCTGAACTTGGGCAATACCCTTCAACTTTCTCCACTTCCCTTGACCATATTGCTTCCGCAATCGTGCTCGATCACGAATTCCTGTTCCTGTGGCAATCACCTCAACCTTGGTGATATCGCTAATAATCTCGAAGTCCACGCCAGAGCAACCGGAAAAGTGCTCTTTGATACTAGCGCATTTTGATCTCTGCTACGGCAGGCATTTCAACATCTGCCACTGACCGTAACTAAAGCGGCATAATGCCTCACATCACAGGCAGTAAAAAGCAGAGCGAGGAACGAGCGGCGCTTTTTGCTGTCCGAGTACATGTGATTGTTATGTGTTTCGTGATCAAACGACAGTCTTTCCATCGAGAGCTTAGGTCTTCAAGATTTCCTCTACAACACGCCTAGCGCTTTGAGTTGCGTTGTGTACTGCGCCCCAATCCTCTTCTTGCGTGTACGAGTCCCCCGCAAAATATAACTTATGGTCGATAGTACTGGAAAGAGCATTCGAAATACTCGACGGTGCGATATCCGCTAGGTATGCCGATTGAATAAATGGCTCATCATCCCAATTCTGCACGACATGATCTATATAATTTTGAGAGGCTTTACCATCGAAAACTTGGTTTAACTCGTTAAGAATGTATTCGAGTTGAACTTCTTGCGAAACCAATTGATACTGCTTTGCTTGCTGACCCACGGCGAAAAGCCCAAGCACATTGAATGATGTGTCCTGGGCGTATGCGGCATCAAAATAGGCACGTTGACCAGTACTTGTTTCACTATCAGGAAAGGTTAGGTAAGTCGGATAAAATCTTTCAGAGAAGCGTATAAACACTTTGATCCCCCCCCAAAGCGGAGCCTCTTGGATAGCATCCATTTTGCTATATGGCAGGGACGGGCTAAAACTAATAACCTCATTTTGTAATATTTTCAACGGCACCGTGACAATGACTTTGTCAGCTTCGTAAAGCAATCCATTATGGTCAGTGACAATAATTTTGTCTCCTGTATAGTCAATTGACACTACCTGAGCGTTAAAAGTTATTTGTGACTGGATACTCGGGGCAACATATTCTTCAAAAAAATCAAACCAGGTGGAGTTTATAAATTTTTTATCTTCAAAGTCACTGCCAAATGCGTCAGAAATTGGCGAAAGGTTTAGAAATCCATTCTCAAAATACCCAACTTGCTCTTGACCTGTATAACCTTGAAGCTCAATAGAGTTTTCCCATGACGATGCCTTTAATATCTTCGTTAATTCGTTTTCTGAGACATGTAACCATTCCGCCCCTAGCGGGATAGGAAAATCGGCAAATGTGGTCGTGCGTTTCATCCTGCCACCATATGTGGAGGATGCCTCCAGCATCTGGAAGCTTATGCCGTTCTGATTAAGCAAATATCCAGCAGCCAGCCCAGCCGCACCCGCACCAATAATAAGCACAGACCCAGAAAAATTTGACGGTGTGGAGACCGAGCTACTGTCGCTCTTGCATGACGTTAGAGATACAGATATCCCTAGCAACCCACACATTTTAATAAATTCTCTTCGATTCACCTCACACCTCCGTTTTAGATGCTAATGGCAACATTGATGTTCGCAACAATGGAGTTGCGTTTAATTATACACATAACTATTGATTAGGCAGCGATCAGCAGCCCAACACACCTAAGATTTGGGGAGCTGAAGTCTCCATAACCAAGCCTCGGCAGGACTTTGGCACATCAATATTGAGATGTCAAAAATGGCTAGATCTAGCATATACAAAACTTCATATTTCACTAAAACCCTTAACTGGTAAGGGTTTTAGTCCTTAAAAAGTGAATGTTATACAGAATCAAGCAGATATGCACTTTAGCCCTAAAGGGGTATAAGCCTTTGCTGACAAGAGTTATAGTGCGAAAGTAACGGAGTGTTATGCTGCATCTGTTTCCATGGAATCCCTGCCCTCAGATCCTCCCAAGCGAAAACTGTTAGATCAAGTCCGCGATGCCATCAGACTAAAACACTATAGCTACCGCACTGAACAACGATTGCGTTGTGCTGCTGTCGCTAACACGCTGCTAGCAGTACCTCTTCTACAGGCTTTGGCACTTCAATCGGGTAAAACCGATTTGCAGAAAAAGCGTAATCCTCACCGCTCTCATCAATGACTCGAACCAGCCCGTTTTTGCTTGCTTCCTCATCAACAATCACTCGGTATATTTTGCCAACTTCCAATGATGCTTTATAGCCTTCATTATTCAGGCATACCGCGAACTGATTTGATCGGACTTGCTCGGTTTTCATAGTCAATCTAGAAACGGTAGCTTGAGCTTGAACTCTTTTTTGCCGACCCCATGAGCCTCATACCAGTGGATCTCCGCTAACCGTAGCATACCGTTTGGAAGCTGAACTTGGGCAATACCCTTCAACTTTCTCCACTTCCCTCAACCATATTGCTTCCGCAATCGTACCCGATCACGAATTCCTGTTCCTGTGGCAATCACCTCAACCTTTGTGATATCGCTAATAATCTCGAAGTCCACGCCAGAGCAACCGGAAAAGTGCTCTTTGATACTAGCGCATTTTGATCTCTGCTACGGCAGGCATTTCAACATCTGCTACCGACCGTAACTAAAGCGGCATAACGACTGAGTTCAGCGACGGTAGATACCTAGGCATCACCACTGACCGTCTCTATTCCGCGGCATCACCACTGACCGTCTCTATTCCGCCGCTGCAACAATTTGTTATGCTGCGCCGCGATCGCCTAGACTAAGGGTT
Proteins encoded:
- a CDS encoding NAD(P)H-quinone oxidoreductase subunit F, with the protein product MSGFLLQTCWFVPLYGLIGAILTLPWSVGMVRRTGSRPAAYLNLLMTLVAFLHGSAAYFQSWGQPPQQLVFSWLNAANLDLSLAIEISPLSLGAMELVTSISIISQLYALGYMEKDWSLARFFGLMGFFEAALSGIALSDSLLLSYGLLEMLTLSTYLLVGFWYAQPLVVTAARDAFLTKRVGDILLLMGLVALSSYGTGLTFSELEAWAETNPLPFWTATWLGLGLIAGPIGKCAQFPLNLWLDEAMEGPSPASIMRNSVVVSAGAYVLIRLQPVFTLSPVVYDALIIIGTITAIGSSLMCLAQIDLKRALSHSTSAYMGLVFIAVGLGQVDIALLLLLTHAIAKALLFSSVGSIILGTNSQNITEMGGLWSRMPATTTSFVVGSAGLVSILPLGTFWTFRRWVNGFQEVPAGLVITLLLVNFLNAVSLTRVFRSVFLGEHQAKSRRSPEAPWTMAVPMVSLIVVTLMVPLMLQHWQLLLTWDGPWAFSNNPLIQFGSPLLIVSGVLGVIVGSLIRLERTNARSQKLSVRFWQDLLAYDFYIDRVYRVTVVAFVSGFSRLASGFDRYVVDGAVNLVGWVAIFSGQALKYSISGQSQSYVLTILTATGILVFLALWGPW
- a CDS encoding carbon dioxide-concentrating mechanism protein CcmK, translated to MSIAVGMVETLGFPAVVEAADSMVKAARVTLVGYEKIGSGRVTVIVRGDVSEVQASVSAGIDAANRVNGGQVLSTHIIARPHENLEYVLPIRYTEEVDQFRTY
- a CDS encoding carbon dioxide-concentrating mechanism protein CcmK; its protein translation is MSIAVGMIETLGFPAVVEAADAMVKAARVTLVGYEKIGSGRVTVIVRGDVSEVQASIAAGTDNVKRVNGGEVLSTHIIARPHENLEYVLPIRYTEAVEQFRESIGSPRSISR
- a CDS encoding EutN/CcmL family microcompartment protein, whose translation is MQIARVCGTVVSTQKLNKMRGLKLLVLQLVDAEGELLPEYEVAADLVGAGVGEWVLFSRGSAARVEPGREDSPIDALTVGIIDTVSLENRQVYNKKDCY
- a CDS encoding ribulose bisphosphate carboxylase small subunit; its protein translation is MVVRKRAAPSPQRELAEPKIHRTAYVHSFANVIGDVTVGEGATIAPGTSVRADAESPFYIGDHANIQNGVIIQGLNGATVVGDRQREYAVWIGRNSCVAHLALVHGPAYIGDDCFIGFRSTVFNARVGQGSVVMMHTLIQDVEIPPGKYVPSGSVITTQAEADRLPDVRPVDRDFAQYLLEANVALQRGVSSSSNPEGESSARQQTTRANRNGDGKDIAVSEDTSVGSMSLNNEVTGQVKRLLQQGYKIGIEHANARRFKTKSWLTAGTLSNTRADGALREIETILREYQGEYVRLIAIDPDAKRRVTEMIVQRPGETPSLGGGSSSGTSSYRASRGNGARPAASGAGASLDASAADQVRSLLQSGYQIGVERASARRFKTKSWLTVGTLSSSPQTAISELNQILAEATGDYVQLIGIDPAAKRRVVEAIVQRPDGVTPPSKGAVEKVAAVTSQGPSARSVSGQGSLGGETVELVRSLLSQGYRIGTEHATPRRFKTQSWKTCAPIESKQLNQVLSQLEACVADHAGEYVQLIGIDPNAKRRVSETIIQRPGSESNGNGAATTSGRKGFGASVSQYQAQKNGNGRTVTSSQLERDTLDQVRSLLAQGYRIGTEHATARRFKTQSWKSCSPIDSSQMTDVVPALEACMKEHSGEYVRLIGIDPNAKRRVLETVIQRP